A region of the Acidisoma sp. PAMC 29798 genome:
TCGGCGAGAGATAGAATTCGATCGTGTTCCCATGCTTATCCACGGCCCGGTAGAGGTAGGTCCACTCGCCTCGGACCTTCACGTAGGTCTCATCGACGCGCCAGCTCGTCGAACGCGGCCCCCGCCACTGCCAGCGCAGCCGCTTTTCGATCTCAGGCGCATAACTTTGAACCCAGCGGTAGATCGTCGAATGATCGACCGAGACGCCGCGCTCGCCCATCATCTGCTCGAGATCGCGATAGCTCACCCCATAGCGGCAATACCACCGGACCGCCCAGAGCACGCTCTCACCCTCAAAATGACGCCCCTTGAAGTCCGACATGGCAGACCTCGCTCCCTCGCTCGAACCCCATCCCGACGGACAAAGCCAAAGTCTGCAACAGAGCCGGAAATACTACGGCGATAGCAACCTGCCCTTCGGCTTCTTTCGATAAGCTCACCCCTTGAAACTTCACGATAACCTGTATAACGGTAAAGTTTGTCCAAGTTGGAGTTCGTCGGATTGATTTCATTGCAGGCCTTGCCTTTCGCAACTCGGATAAACTCATTTGCGTCGCATTCCCAGCTTTTCTGGCCTGACCTCGTTGGTAAACCCACGCCGATCCAGATGGTCCAGCGCGCAGCGACGGTTGACGGCCTCACGGTGCTCGATCTCAACTTTCCCGACCATTTTTTGGGCACCCAGCCAGCGGAACTCGCTCGCCAGATCCGCGGCGAAGGGCTCGACATCAGCGGCCTCGCGATGCGCTATTATAGCGTCCGCGAATTCGCTCTCGGCGCGTTCACAAACCCTGATCCTGTTGTGCGCCGCAAGGCGATCGACCTCACCAAGCGCGGCGCAGATGCCGCAGCCGCCTGTGATGCACCGATGCTCACTCTCTGGCTCGGCCAGGACGGCTTCGACTACGCCTTCCAGATGGATTATGCGCGCGCCTGGGAGATGGAGATCGACGGCATTCGTGAGGTAGCGGACCATAATCCCAGCGTCTCCATCAGCTTGGAATACAAGCCCAACGAACCACGCTCATTCAGCCTTCTGCCAAATGCCGCAACGACTCTGCTGGCGATCGATGAGGTCAACCGACCGAATCTGGGGGTAACCCTGGACTTGGCCCATGTGCTCTATGCCGAGGAACAGCCCGCCTATGCTGCGGCCCTCGTCGCGCGCCGCAGCAAGTTGCTCGGCCTCCATCTGAACGACGCTTATGCGAAGCGTGACGACGGTCTCATGGTCGGTGCCGTGCACTCCGTTCAGACGATTGAACTTCTTCGCCAGATCAAGCGCGACGGCTATTCCGGTGCGCTCTATTTCGACACCTTCCCAGACATCACCGGCCTCGATCCGGTCAAGGAATGTGAAACCAATATCCGGACGGTGCGCCGGATGATCGAGATCGTCGATCGTCTCGACGAGAGCAACGGCCTGACCGACGCTATTGATCGTCAGGACTCGGTTGGCTCCCAGGGTATCCTGCAACGGATCATGCTGGGTGGCGGCTGAACGAACATCTAAACACATCGCCGCGTCGAGCGGCGCAATTGAGAGGAAACACAATGAAAAAACTACTTCTCGCAGCCACTATGCTGCTGCTCCCCGTGGTTGCTTTTGCTCAGGATCTGCCTCCGCTTAATCCGGATACAGATGCCAGTCGCATCAATTGGTTCGACCTCCAGAAGCTCGGCCCAGTGCCGGACGCAAAAGGTCAGCATTACGGGGTCGTTCTAAAGACGCTCACAAACCCCTACTGGCGCCAACTCGCAGAGGGCTATCGCGCGGGTGCCAAGCAAGACGGCAGCCGCGTGACGGTGCAGGCTGCCCAGGGCGAGAGCGATCAGATCGGTCAGCTCTCGATCATGGAGAATATGATCGACGGCGGATACAAGGGGCTGCTGATCTCACCGCAGACAGACGCCAATCTTCAACCGGCCATCGACGAGGCGACGAAGGCGGGTGTCGCCGTGGTGGACGTCGATGACGCGGTGGTGTCTTCGATCGGCCACTTCGTCGGCAATGTTCAGCGTGACAATGGCGTCCGCGCGGCGAAATGGATGATTGCCCATCATCCTGAGGGCGGTAAGGTCGCTGTGGTCGAAGGCCAGGCCGGCGTTTTTGCTGCTATCCAGCGCACCGCCGGTTTCAGCGACACCATCAAGAGCGCCAAAGGCTTTACCTTGGTCGCCAGCGTTCCCGGCAACTGGGACCGCCAGCAGTCCTATGATGCCGCGACAACCATCTTGCAGCAGCATCCGGACCTCATCGGCATCTATTGTAACAATGACACCATGGCCCTTGGTGTGGTGGAAGCGGTGAAAGCCGCCAATCTGCTTGGTAAGGTGAGGGTCATCGGCACGGACGGCACGAGCGACGCCTATACCTCGATCAAGGCAGGCGAGTTGACCGGCACAGTGGATAGCTTCCCCAAGCTCACGGGCGTTATCGCGCTTGAGGTCATTGAACGCCTCGTCGCTGGGCAGACGGTGCCGCGCGTGGTCGCCACACCGCAGGCCTTGGTGACGCAGGAAAACATGGCTCGCTACACCGGGGATCTTGCGTCTCAGGAAGCGGCTCTGAAGCAAGACGCGACCAGCCAGCAGTGAATACGATGCCGGACAGGCCGCGGCTCGCTCTGCAGGACATCAGCAAAACCTACGGGGCGTTTGCGGCTTTGTCCGGCGTGTCAATGACGGTCGGTGCCGGTGAGGTGCATGCCCTGCTGGGGGAGAACGGCGCCGGTAAATCGACGCTGCTGAAGATTCTGGCAGGCATCCTGGCGCCCAGCGCGGGTACGATCTCGGTCGATGGAACGGCTCTCGTCGGGCATTCGATGGCGAATGCCCGACGTTCCGGGATCGCCATGATCCATCAGGAGTTGCAGCAGGTACCTGAACTGACCGTCGCCCAAAATATGTTTCTTGGTCGGCCCATCACGCGGTCGGGGATTGCGCTGGCGCGGGAGAAAATGCGTCGGCGGGCGGCGGAAAGTCTCTCTCGGCTCGATAACGCCATCGACCCGGATGCCAAGATCTCGACGCTGCGCGTTGCGCAAAGGCAGATCGTCGAAATTGCGCGCGCCCTGCTTTTCGAAGCGCGCATCATCGCGATGGATGAGCCGACCTCAAGCCTCATGCCTGCGGAGGTGGAGAAGCTGGGTGAGATCATCCGACAACTCGCCGCGTCCGGCGTCGCGGTGATCTACGTCTCTCACAAGCTCGATGAGGTTCGGCGCTTCTGCCATCGCGGCACTGTCTTGCGGGACGGCAAGCTCGTCGGCGCGCTCGATCTGGCTGAAACGACCGAGAAGCAGATCGTCTCCATGATGGTCGGGCGTGACTTGACCGTGGAAACCCACCCCACCGCGAGGACGAACGACGTCGCTTTGGAAGCGCGGGGGCTGACGTGGAAGGGCCGCGTGCGGGATGTCTCTTTCACGCTCCACAAAGGGGAGATCCTCGGCTTCGCCGGGCTGATGGGTGCCGGACGCACGGAGGTCCTGCATCTGCTCGCGGGATTGCAAAAGCCGCAGGCTGGAGAGATCCTGGTGGACGGGCGCGCGGTTCGCTTTCGCTCCGTGCGCGATGCCGTTCGTTGTGGCATCGGACTGCTACCGGAGGAGCGCAAGAAGGAAGGTATCATACCGCTTCGTTCCGCATTGGCGAATGTCGGCATCACCTCTCTGCCGAGCTACAGCCCGTCGGGGCTCATCAGTGGCGGCCGTTTACGCCGCGACGTCATTTCCATCTTCCGGTCGTTGCAACTGCGCCCCTTTGAGCCGGACAAGCCGGTGCGGCTTTTTAGCGGTGGCAACCAGCAGAAGGTCGTCATCGCGCGGTGGCTGCTCGCCGGAGTGCAGGTGCTCCTGCTCGATGAGCCGACCCGAGGCGTCGATGTTGGCGCCAAGGGAGAAATCTACCGCGTCATTCGTGATCTTGCATCGGATGGTCATGCGATCATCGTGGTCTCATCGGAACTGCCGGAAATTCTTCATATCAGCGACCGTGTGCTGGTCATGCGCAACGGGCGTGCCGTGGCGGATCTCGATCGCGAGGCGATGAGTGAGGAAACCATCATGCAATACGCGGCGCGCGACGCCCGTGTTGAGGAGACTGTCTAAATGGCGAACCAAGCAACACGGTCCGTGTCGGAACCGAAGCGTCATCGCGTGGTCGTGTTTAATCTACGTGACGCGGGAACGCTGTTCGGCCTCGTGGCGATCGCTGTGGTCTTTTCGATACTGGCACCCGACTTTCTGATGCCGCACAACCTGATCAACATCTTGCAGCAGTCGAGCATCAACGCCTGCGTCGCCATCGGCATGACGCTCGTCATCATCTCGGGTGGCATCGATCTTTCCGTGGGGCCCACAGCGGCGCTCTCAGCCGTGCTGACAGCGATGCTGCTGACAGCAGGTGTCCCGCTGCCGATCAGCTTGCTTGCCGGGCTCTGCGTCGGCCTTTTCTGTGGCTTCGTGAATGGCGCGCTGATCGCCTTCGCAGGCCTGCAACCCTTCATCGTCACACTCGGAACGCTGAGCCTCTATCGGGCACTCGCACTCATCTTCACAGGCGGAAACCCGATCCTCGGGCTCCCGAACGGATTCCGTCATGTACTTAACTCGGACATTGGAATCGTGCCAGTTCCAGTCATCATCGTGGCGGTGCTCGCCGTCATCGGCTGGCTGATCCTGCGCAAGGCACCGCTGGGTGAATACATTCTGGCGGTCGGTGGCAACGAGGAGGCGGCCCGCGTCGCCGGCGTGCCCATCGCCCGCACCAAGATCATCACCTACATGCTCTCAGGCGCGCTGGCCTTCATCGCCGGTATCATCCTCATCGGCCGGCTCGGCGCCGCTGAGCCCGTGCTCGGCAACCTTTGGGAGCTCGATGCCATCGCAGCCTCCGCCATCGGCGGGGCCTCGCTGATGGGTGGCAAAGGGAGTATCGTCGGCACCCTGCTTGGGGCGCTGGTGCTCGGGGCGATGCGAAACGGGCTCACCCTGATGGACGTCCAGGCCTTCTATCAACTTCTGGCGACAGGCATCATCATCATTGCCGCCATGTTGGTTGATCGCTTCACCCGGGGGCGCGTGTGAGCGAGACGCCGGCCGAACACTCCACGGTTGGTGCCCGGCTTCGTTTGATGCGACCCATGCTGACCCCATTGGAATGCCGTATTCTGGATATCGCCTTCGAGGAGAGCTTCGATGGCACGACGGCGCTGAGCCATATTGCGGATCAGGCCGGCGTCTCGGAAGCCATGGTGGTCAAGACCGCCAAAAAGCTCGGCTTCGCAGGTTTCCGGGATTTGAGGGAGCAGGTCAGCGCCTATAATGCGCAGCCGAGCGCGGCCCTTCACAAGGAAATCTCGCCCGAGGATACGCAGGCAGATATTATACGCAAGGTCTTCAACACCGCCACTCAGGCGTTGCAGGAAACGCTGGCGATCATCGACATGGACGTCTTCGCAAAGGTCGTCGACAGCATTTTCCACGCGCCACGCCGTGATCTCTATGGCATCGGTGGTTCGGCGCAAATCGCCCGGGACGTTGCGCATAAGTTCTTGCGCATAGGTTTGCGCAGCATGGTCCATGACGACGCGCATATGATGTTGATGTCCGCATCGGTGCTGGAACCAGGCGATGTCGTCATGGCGTTTTCACATTCGGGCCGCACCACAACGGTGATCGACGGCGTGAAGGAGGCAAAGCGTCGGGGCGCCACCACCATAGCCATTTCGAACTACACGCATTCACCCCTGGTTGACTCCGTCGACCTCGTCTTGTGTTCAACGGCGCGCGGCTCTCCCTTGCTGGGAGAGAATGCCGCGGCGCGTGTCGCGCAATTGACGATCATGGACGCCGTGTTCGCGGCTATTGCGGCCAAGGATTACGATAACGCCGAGCGCAATCTCGAACGTACATCAGCGGCAGTTGCTGCCAAACGTGAACGGTAAGACTCATGGGCACCGAAGTACTTGTCGTCGGCAGTCTGCACTTTGACATCCTCGTCACCAGCGAGCGGCTGCCGCGTATCGGTGAGACATTTGCCGGAAATGCCTGGATGACTAAATGCGGCGGCAAGGGTGGCAACCAGGCCATTGAAGCGGCGCGACACGGCGCCGCCACTGCCATGGTGGGTTGCATCGGCAATGATGAATTTGGCCGCCCTCTGTTGGACAATCTCAAAGCCTCACGCGTCGACACAAGTTTTGTGCGACGTATGGATGCAGGCTCGGGAATGAGCGTCGCGATCAGCGATGCCGAGGGTGATTACGGCGCCGTCATCGTCACCGGCAGCAATGCACTGGTCGGGAAGGAAGAGATTGCCGGAGCAACCGACTCACTTTCTGCGCAGAGCATCCTGGTGCTGCAGAACGAGGTGCCCGAGCATGCTAACATTGTGGCCGCTCGTGCGGCCCGGAGCCGTGGTGCTCGGGTCGTCATCAATGCTGCGCCGGCTCGGGCCATGTCTGCCGGCCTACTCGAGCTTATCGACATATTGATCGTCAACGCTGTGGAGGCGGAGATGCTTGGCGGCGGCAAGGTTGAGGATATTGCCTCTGCGGCTCTGGCGGCCAAGCTGCTTACCGCCACTGTCCCGGTCGTTATTGTCACCGCCGGTCGCCACGGTCTCGCCTTCTGTTCAACCGATGGCGCAGCGACTATTGCAGCGCATAAAGTCGACCTCGTAAGCACGCATGGCGCAGGCGATGCCTTCGTAGGCGCCCTCGCGGCGCAGCTGGCTCGTGGTGCGTCGCTGGCACAAGCGGCCGTCTATGGTAACGCCGCTGCCGCGGTTCTGGTCGCCACGCTCGAAGGAGAGCGCCGTGACCTTTCCCATCGAGAGACCGAGGCTCTACTGCGGCCCGCTTAAGTCCGCTCAGAACTCTGCCGAACTCAATCAGTCAACATGCTCGATACCGGGCTCTGGTCCGAATCGCCGGGATGCAGGTAGTCCTTGTTGGAGCCGGCGTTGTCCTACAAGCCCTCGACATCTAGTAGGCGGAGACCCTGTGCTCCATTGTCATCAACCCGTCTACCGGAACTCCTTAAGGACGCGGTTCAAGTGGACTGGTGTCAGGCCCAACGTATCAGCCAGCTCGATCATAGCAGACTCCTTGAGTATCGCGCGATGAGCCCTTTAGCTCAGACTCTGAGAAATACTCCCAATCGTGGGGCGGCCGAGCAGAAATCCTTGGGCTTCGTCGCAACCCTCGAAGCGTAACAGAGACAGCTGAGCTTCCGTTTCAACCCCTTCCGCGAGTACCGGCATCGAGAGAGCATGGCCGAGCGCGAGGATGGCCCGAACGACCGCCTTCGCCTGAAGACTATTTGGCAACTCCAGCATAAAAATGCGGTCGAGCTTGATTTTGTCGAAGGGAAAAGATTTCAAGGTATCCAAGGAGGAGTAACCGGTGCCAAAGTCATCGAGAGCAATCGTCACACCAAGCCTCTTGACCTTCCATAAGATTTCCAAACTCCGGAGTTTGTCAGCAATGATCGTTGACTCAGTGATCTCTAATTCAAGCCGACCGGCCGGCAGCCCGGTCTCCATCAAAATATCCTTTATCAGTGGCGGTAAGCCGTCTTGCAGCTGGAGAGGGGATATGTTGACCGCAACCTTCAGCGCTGCCGGCCAGCCAGTTGCATCCGTGCAAGCCTGCCGCAAAACCCACTGACCAATGGGTATGATAGCACCGCATTCCTCGGCGATCGGAATGAAATCATCGGGCGCGATCAATCCTCGCTCGGGATGTTGCCAACGCAGTAAAGCCTCGCACCCGACCGCCTCACCGGTCGGGATTGATTTCTGGACCTGATATGCAATCACAAAATCCTGCCGCTCGATGGCCTTCCACAGATCGCTTGCCATGGCCCGCTTGGAACGAACTACTTCCTCCATCTGGGCTTCATAGAAACAGACGGATCGCCCGAAGTCTGCTTTGGCGCGATACATGGCCAAGTCCGAATTCTTTACAAGCTGTTCCGACGAGTCCGCATCAGTAGGGAATATGGCAACACCAAAGCTTGCTCCCACGCTAATACTGAGGTCTTCTACGACAAGCGGAGAAAGGAGGCAGGCTTCCAAACGCCTAACAAAATCATGGAGCGATGACGGGTCGTTAAAGCGGACTACTGCAGCGAATTCATCCCCGCCAATCCGGGCAACGAATTCATTTTCCTGCAGAAGGCCTTGCATCCGGGTGGCAAGAGTTGTCAGCACCGTATCGCCCATGGCGTGGCCTTGAAGATCGTTAATATCTTTAAAACGATCTAGGATCAGGACCTATTAAATTGCTTGCAGAGGAAGCAATCGGTTGATTCAATGGTTGCATCGGGAGGTGCCGCCATGAGTGATCTGATCTGGTTGTCCGAGGCGCAGATGCGTCGGATAGAGCCGCATTTTCCGCAATCGCATGGCGTGCCGCGGGTCGATGACCGACGCGTGATCAGCGGCATAGTCTTCGTGATCCGCAATGGCCTACGCTGGCGCGACGCTCCGAAGGACTACGGCCCTCACAAGACAATCTATAACCGGTTCATCCGCTGGAGCCGCCTCGGCGTCTTCAACCGCATCTTCGCGGCGCTGGCGGCCAAGGGGGGCAAGCCTGATCGGTTGATGATCGATGCCACCCATCTGAAGGCGCATCGGACGGCTGCCAGTCTTTTAAAAAAGGGCCTGTTCCCCGACGTATCGGGCGCACCAAAGGCGGCCTGAACTCAAAACTTCACGCTGTCTGCGACGGCCAAGGACGGCCGCTGGTCATGCTGCTCAGCGAAGGCCAAATGAGCGATTACAAGGGCGCGGCGCTGATGATGGACGCGCTCCCCAAGGCCAAAGTCTTATTGGGCGATAGAGGTTACGATGCCGACTGGTTCCGCCAAGCCCTGACAACACGCGGCATCACGCCGTGCATCCCGTCCAAAGCCAACCGCAAAATCCAGATCCCGCACGACCGAACCCTCTATCGCCAGCGTCATCGTATCGAGAACATGTTCGGCAGGTTCAAGGATTGGCGGCGCATCCACACTCGCTACGATCGCTGCGCCCACACCTTCATGTCGGCGATCTGCATCGCCGCCGCCGTCATCTTCTGGCTCTGATCAATGAGTCCTGAGCCTAAATCAATGCAGATGATGCCCACTTGTTGTTGACCACGATCAGCTTTCCGCAGCTCCTCTTTTAGGTACTCGTTGAAATTGAGGCGGTTTGGCAGCCCGGTCAGCCCATCGTGGTGCGCCATGTGCGCAATCTTAAGCTCCGCACGCCGTCGCTCGGTCACATCCTCGAAGGTTGTTAACCAACCACCGTCAGCCAGCCCGCGATGCATAATAGATACGGTTCTACTTGATCGGACATTTTCCAGCACCGTCCGACGTTCGCCTCGACGGATCAGATCTTGATGCCGCCTCACGATGTGCTGCGCCTCAGTCTGAGCGGAGAGCTCGTCAGGCTGAGAACTTCTAGCTACTAAAGTCGCAATCAAATCGGAAAATGGAGTTCCAGGTAATGTAGCATTTGCGCCGACGCCGAATATCTCGTTCGTCTGCTGATTGGAGATCATGAGATTTCCCGCCGCATCGAAAAGGCAGAGACCCTGCACAATATTAGCAAGAGCGAGGTTCAGCGTCCGGGTGACATTCTGAATTCGGTCTGCGTCTTCCTTCTGGCGGGTGATATCGCGAGTGATCTTGGCAAATCCGATAATATTACGGTCGTCATCGGTGATGGCGTCCATGACGACATGAGCCCAGAAGTGAGAACCATCTTTGCGGACGCGAATACCTTCGGCTTCGAAGCGACCGACCGCAGTCGCAGTGGCAAGGGCGTCGTTAGGTTTGCCGGCAAGTTGGTCCTCAGGCGTGAAGAAGCGTGAAAAATGCTGGCCTACAATCTCAGCGCTGTCATAGCCCTTAATGCGCTTGGCACCATTGTTCCAACTTGACACCAGGCCTTGTGAAGAGAGCATATAAATGGAGTATTCTATTACGCCATCAACAAGCATCTGGAATTGCTCTGCACTTAGCCCTGTGTCGTCGTTTGAATTGCCCAGACCGGGTCTATCAGCAGAGCTGCTCATTCATGCCTCCTTAGTTATTGAAATGAATTTTGAACAGCTGCCGCTCCCGCTTCCATATGTAACAGAGCCAGGCGCTCGATATTATACGCGCAGGCCTTTGTAGTTGGAATTGACATGAGCGTGAAGTTGCGATGTTGTATACGGTGTAGATGCACCGAGGCGCGGCAGCGACAAAGAGGCCTCCTGGACGCAAGATCTGCCGCACGGCTCTGGTGCAAAAATAACTTGCTATGGCACTCTGTGACGGCGGGTTGAGGCAAGGCGGAACGATGGCTGGGTTTGTGAGCTTGGACGGGCTGTTTGCGGGCCGGCATTTCGACCGCGAGATCATCATCCTGTGCGTGCGCTGGTATTTGCGCTTCAAACTCAGCTTCCGGGATTTGGCGGAGATGATGGCCGAGCGCGGCCTGCCTCTGGCCCACACGACGATCATGCGCTGGGTGCGGCATTATGCGCCCGAATTCGAGCGGCGCTGGAACCGTTTTGCCCGGGTTGTTGGGGCGTCGTGGCGGATGGATGAGACCTATATCAAGGTCCGGGGCGAATGGGTCTATCTGTACCGGGCGGTTGATCGTGAAGGCCGAACGGTGGATTTCCGGCTGAGCCGCAGGCGTGATGTGGCGGCGGCCAAGGCGTTTTTCCGCAAGGCCCTCAAGACCCAGGGGTCGGCGCCGCGCGTGATCACGTTGGATGGCTACGCTGCTTCGCATCGGGCGGTACGGGAAATGAAA
Encoded here:
- a CDS encoding MurR/RpiR family transcriptional regulator; the protein is MSETPAEHSTVGARLRLMRPMLTPLECRILDIAFEESFDGTTALSHIADQAGVSEAMVVKTAKKLGFAGFRDLREQVSAYNAQPSAALHKEISPEDTQADIIRKVFNTATQALQETLAIIDMDVFAKVVDSIFHAPRRDLYGIGGSAQIARDVAHKFLRIGLRSMVHDDAHMMLMSASVLEPGDVVMAFSHSGRTTTVIDGVKEAKRRGATTIAISNYTHSPLVDSVDLVLCSTARGSPLLGENAAARVAQLTIMDAVFAAIAAKDYDNAERNLERTSAAVAAKRER
- a CDS encoding PfkB family carbohydrate kinase: MGTEVLVVGSLHFDILVTSERLPRIGETFAGNAWMTKCGGKGGNQAIEAARHGAATAMVGCIGNDEFGRPLLDNLKASRVDTSFVRRMDAGSGMSVAISDAEGDYGAVIVTGSNALVGKEEIAGATDSLSAQSILVLQNEVPEHANIVAARAARSRGARVVINAAPARAMSAGLLELIDILIVNAVEAEMLGGGKVEDIASAALAAKLLTATVPVVIVTAGRHGLAFCSTDGAATIAAHKVDLVSTHGAGDAFVGALAAQLARGASLAQAAVYGNAAAAVLVATLEGERRDLSHRETEALLRPA
- a CDS encoding ABC transporter permease encodes the protein MANQATRSVSEPKRHRVVVFNLRDAGTLFGLVAIAVVFSILAPDFLMPHNLINILQQSSINACVAIGMTLVIISGGIDLSVGPTAALSAVLTAMLLTAGVPLPISLLAGLCVGLFCGFVNGALIAFAGLQPFIVTLGTLSLYRALALIFTGGNPILGLPNGFRHVLNSDIGIVPVPVIIVAVLAVIGWLILRKAPLGEYILAVGGNEEAARVAGVPIARTKIITYMLSGALAFIAGIILIGRLGAAEPVLGNLWELDAIAASAIGGASLMGGKGSIVGTLLGALVLGAMRNGLTLMDVQAFYQLLATGIIIIAAMLVDRFTRGRV
- a CDS encoding sugar ABC transporter ATP-binding protein, which encodes MPDRPRLALQDISKTYGAFAALSGVSMTVGAGEVHALLGENGAGKSTLLKILAGILAPSAGTISVDGTALVGHSMANARRSGIAMIHQELQQVPELTVAQNMFLGRPITRSGIALAREKMRRRAAESLSRLDNAIDPDAKISTLRVAQRQIVEIARALLFEARIIAMDEPTSSLMPAEVEKLGEIIRQLAASGVAVIYVSHKLDEVRRFCHRGTVLRDGKLVGALDLAETTEKQIVSMMVGRDLTVETHPTARTNDVALEARGLTWKGRVRDVSFTLHKGEILGFAGLMGAGRTEVLHLLAGLQKPQAGEILVDGRAVRFRSVRDAVRCGIGLLPEERKKEGIIPLRSALANVGITSLPSYSPSGLISGGRLRRDVISIFRSLQLRPFEPDKPVRLFSGGNQQKVVIARWLLAGVQVLLLDEPTRGVDVGAKGEIYRVIRDLASDGHAIIVVSSELPEILHISDRVLVMRNGRAVADLDREAMSEETIMQYAARDARVEETV
- a CDS encoding putative bifunctional diguanylate cyclase/phosphodiesterase — translated: MILDRFKDINDLQGHAMGDTVLTTLATRMQGLLQENEFVARIGGDEFAAVVRFNDPSSLHDFVRRLEACLLSPLVVEDLSISVGASFGVAIFPTDADSSEQLVKNSDLAMYRAKADFGRSVCFYEAQMEEVVRSKRAMASDLWKAIERQDFVIAYQVQKSIPTGEAVGCEALLRWQHPERGLIAPDDFIPIAEECGAIIPIGQWVLRQACTDATGWPAALKVAVNISPLQLQDGLPPLIKDILMETGLPAGRLELEITESTIIADKLRSLEILWKVKRLGVTIALDDFGTGYSSLDTLKSFPFDKIKLDRIFMLELPNSLQAKAVVRAILALGHALSMPVLAEGVETEAQLSLLRFEGCDEAQGFLLGRPTIGSISQSLS
- a CDS encoding sugar ABC transporter substrate-binding protein, translating into MKKLLLAATMLLLPVVAFAQDLPPLNPDTDASRINWFDLQKLGPVPDAKGQHYGVVLKTLTNPYWRQLAEGYRAGAKQDGSRVTVQAAQGESDQIGQLSIMENMIDGGYKGLLISPQTDANLQPAIDEATKAGVAVVDVDDAVVSSIGHFVGNVQRDNGVRAAKWMIAHHPEGGKVAVVEGQAGVFAAIQRTAGFSDTIKSAKGFTLVASVPGNWDRQQSYDAATTILQQHPDLIGIYCNNDTMALGVVEAVKAANLLGKVRVIGTDGTSDAYTSIKAGELTGTVDSFPKLTGVIALEVIERLVAGQTVPRVVATPQALVTQENMARYTGDLASQEAALKQDATSQQ
- a CDS encoding sugar phosphate isomerase/epimerase family protein, with the protein product MPFATRINSFASHSQLFWPDLVGKPTPIQMVQRAATVDGLTVLDLNFPDHFLGTQPAELARQIRGEGLDISGLAMRYYSVREFALGAFTNPDPVVRRKAIDLTKRGADAAAACDAPMLTLWLGQDGFDYAFQMDYARAWEMEIDGIREVADHNPSVSISLEYKPNEPRSFSLLPNAATTLLAIDEVNRPNLGVTLDLAHVLYAEEQPAYAAALVARRSKLLGLHLNDAYAKRDDGLMVGAVHSVQTIELLRQIKRDGYSGALYFDTFPDITGLDPVKECETNIRTVRRMIEIVDRLDESNGLTDAIDRQDSVGSQGILQRIMLGGG
- a CDS encoding PAS-domain containing protein gives rise to the protein MSSSADRPGLGNSNDDTGLSAEQFQMLVDGVIEYSIYMLSSQGLVSSWNNGAKRIKGYDSAEIVGQHFSRFFTPEDQLAGKPNDALATATAVGRFEAEGIRVRKDGSHFWAHVVMDAITDDDRNIIGFAKITRDITRQKEDADRIQNVTRTLNLALANIVQGLCLFDAAGNLMISNQQTNEIFGVGANATLPGTPFSDLIATLVARSSQPDELSAQTEAQHIVRRHQDLIRRGERRTVLENVRSSRTVSIMHRGLADGGWLTTFEDVTERRRAELKIAHMAHHDGLTGLPNRLNFNEYLKEELRKADRGQQQVGIICIDLGSGLIDQSQKMTAAAMQIADMKVWAQRS
- a CDS encoding IS5 family transposase (programmed frameshift), with product MSDLIWLSEAQMRRIEPHFPQSHGVPRVDDRRVISGIVFVIRNGLRWRDAPKDYGPHKTIYNRFIRWSRLGVFNRIFAALAAKGGKPDRLMIDATHLKAHRTAASLLKKGLFPRRIGRTKGGLNSKLHAVCDGQGRPLVMLLSEGQMSDYKGAALMMDALPKAKVLLGDRGYDADWFRQALTTRGITPCIPSKANRKIQIPHDRTLYRQRHRIENMFGRFKDWRRIHTRYDRCAHTFMSAICIAAAVIFWL